A single genomic interval of Chrysiogenia bacterium harbors:
- a CDS encoding 16S rRNA (uracil(1498)-N(3))-methyltransferase, protein MFRFFADESCAREGNAATLSPALQRHVKAARIAPGEEFILVFGAEGAAWRARLDPEKKGRALLGERVALVGTGPVAIELCIGLSKMDALEAAVSAAAELGATSVHLLICERSPVRELSPNKMERLARIAVSGAEVAGRARAPEILGPTPLPELGLEPGCAGFVFWEEDAAAGRSFPAVLQNQTPSGAARLVIGPEGGLSPAEVGRLESAGFVRASLGPRILRARTAPLVALSLIQSFWGDLH, encoded by the coding sequence ATGTTTCGATTCTTCGCAGATGAGTCCTGCGCGCGTGAGGGCAATGCCGCGACGCTTTCCCCCGCGTTGCAGCGCCACGTGAAGGCCGCGCGCATTGCGCCCGGCGAGGAGTTCATTCTCGTCTTCGGCGCCGAGGGTGCGGCCTGGCGCGCGCGGCTCGATCCGGAGAAAAAAGGCCGCGCCCTGCTTGGCGAGCGCGTCGCCCTTGTCGGCACCGGACCCGTGGCCATCGAGCTGTGCATCGGGCTCTCGAAGATGGACGCGCTCGAGGCCGCCGTTTCCGCCGCAGCGGAGCTGGGCGCGACTTCGGTACACCTGCTCATCTGTGAGCGCAGCCCCGTTCGCGAGCTCTCCCCCAACAAGATGGAGCGCCTTGCGCGCATTGCCGTTTCAGGGGCCGAAGTCGCCGGGCGCGCCCGCGCCCCGGAGATCCTGGGCCCCACCCCGCTACCCGAGCTTGGGCTGGAGCCTGGCTGCGCGGGCTTCGTCTTCTGGGAAGAGGACGCCGCCGCCGGTCGCTCTTTTCCCGCTGTTCTACAGAATCAAACGCCCTCAGGGGCCGCCCGGCTGGTCATCGGGCCCGAGGGGGGGTTGAGCCCCGCCGAGGTAGGGCGGCTCGAATCGGCGGGCTTTGTCCGCGCATCTCTTGGGCCGCGCATTCTTCGGGCCCGGACGGCGCCGCTCGTCGCCCTCAGCCTGATCCAGTCTTTCTGGGGCGACCTGCACTAG